From Oryzias melastigma strain HK-1 linkage group LG15, ASM292280v2, whole genome shotgun sequence, one genomic window encodes:
- the LOC112162035 gene encoding C-X-C motif chemokine 2 → MQLTAQCLACLQFSMKLNPQLICQLALLSLLCLLKAVRETDGVYVPGRCLCPERINGIRGQLKDLTILPKSASCNTITVIVTLMNDNRVCLNPEAPLGKQLIRCWNRAQNLGRDVKPCLKRRRRVRKGGRRQQRRRQRRQGLGTKTSSSGSQ, encoded by the exons ATGCAGCTCACAGCACAGTGTTTAGCTTGTCTCCAGTTCAGCATGAAGCTTAATCCACAGCTCATCTGCCAGCTCGCCCTCCTGAGCTTGTTGTGTCTACTGAAAGCCG TGAGGGAAACAGATGGTGTGTATGTCCCAGGGAGATGTTTGTGCCCTGAGAGAATAAACGGCATCAGGGGGCAACTAAAAGACCTCACAATTCTCCCAAAAAGCGCCAGCTGTAACACCATCACAGTCAT AGTGACACTGATGAACGACAACAGAGTGTGTTTGAATCCAGAAGCACCTTTGGGCAAACAGCTGATCCGCTGCTGGAATAG AGCTCAGAATTTGGGCCGGGACGTGAAGCCTTgtctgaagaggaggaggagggtgagGAAAGGAGGTCGGCGGCAGCAGCGGCGAAGACAGAGGAGACAAGGCCTTGGCACAAAAACATCCTCCTCAGGCTCACAATAG